A stretch of DNA from Desulfosarcina ovata subsp. ovata:
CGTTTCCGGGTCGTTTGCGCGAATGGCCCGGTAGATGGCCCGGTGCTGTTCCGGAATGGTCTGCATGTCAACGGGATTCTGGTACAGATCCTCGAGATTGGCCTGGACGCCGGTGAACAAGTAATCATAGACATTTTTCATGATCAGGACCTGCAGGCGATTTTTGGTGGCGTAGGAGACGGCCATATGGAAAGAGACGTCGGCCTCGGAGCTCAAACGGCCGGCGTTGATTTCTTTTTCCATGGCTTCGATACTTTTTTCCATGAACCGGAAATCCTTTTCGTCGGCCCGTACCGCTGCCATGGCGGCGGCATTGCACTCCAGCCCCAGGCGGACCTCCAGTACATCGGTCAGCGAGGCGTCCTGGCTTTTCACCATGGTGGCC
This window harbors:
- a CDS encoding FadR/GntR family transcriptional regulator, giving the protein MPPSIKPIRPKRISDQVFDQLRELIFRGEFKAGEKIITEREMAAAFGVSRTSVRDAINKLVVMGLLEQRQGQGTFVRSPESRKRSLLATMVKSQDASLTDVLEVRLGLECNAAAMAAVRADEKDFRFMEKSIEAMEKEINAGRLSSEADVSFHMAVSYATKNRLQVLIMKNVYDYLFTGVQANLEDLYQNPVDMQTIPEQHRAIYRAIRANDPETAHQAMKQHIEYVDQMIARQGR